In a single window of the Pongo abelii isolate AG06213 chromosome 1, NHGRI_mPonAbe1-v2.0_pri, whole genome shotgun sequence genome:
- the DIRAS3 gene encoding GTP-binding protein Di-Ras3, with product MGNASFGSKEQKLLKRLRLLPALLILRAFKPHRKIRDYRVVVVGTAGVGKSTLLHKWASGNFRHEYLPTIENTYCQLLGCSHGVLSLHITDSKSGDGNRALQRHVIARGHAFVLVYSVTKKETLEELKAFYELICKIKGNNLHKFPIVLVGNKSDDTHREVALNDGATCAMEWNCAFMEISAKTDVNVQELFHMLLNYKKKPTTGLQEPEKKSQMPSTTEKLLDKCIIM from the coding sequence ATGGGTAACGCCAGCTTTGGCTCCAAGGAACAGAAGCTGCTGAAGCGGTTGCGGCTTCTGCCCGCCCTGCTTATCCTCCGCGCCTTCAAGCCCCACAGGAAGATCAGAGATTACCGCGTCGTGGTAGTCGGCACCGCTGGTGTGGGGAAAAGTACGCTGCTGCACAAGTGGGCGAGCGGCAACTTCCGTCATGAGTACCTGCCGACCATTGAAAATACCTACTGCCAGTTGCTGGGCTGCAGCCACGGTGTGCTTTCCCTGCACATCACCGACAGCAAGAGTGGCGACGGCAACCGCGCTCTGCAGCGCCACGTTATAGCCCGGGGCCACGCCTTCGTCCTGGTCTACTCAGTCACCAAGAAGGAAACCCTGGAAGAGCTGAAGGCCTTCTATGAGCTGATCTGCAAGATCAAAGGTAACAACCTGCATAAGTTCCCCATCGTGCTGGTGGGCAATAAAAGTGATGACACCCACCGGGAGGTGGCCCTGAATGATGGTGCCACCTgtgcgatggagtggaattgcGCCTTCATGGAGATCTCAGCCAAGACCGATGTGAATGTGCAGGAGCTGTTCCACATGCTGCTGAATTACAAGAAAAAGCCCACCACCGGCCTCCAGGAGCCCGAGAAGAAATCCCAGATGCCCAGCACCACTGAGAAGCTGCTTGACAAGTGCATAATCATGTGA